In one window of Fulvia fulva chromosome 5, complete sequence DNA:
- a CDS encoding Phenol hydroxylase, translated as MTQEQAVHEAKLAVAPFELEFVTVGWHKVYGIQQRVAERLVDRENIILAGDTAHTHSSGTAQGMDVGMHDVVSLGWRLAGVLKGWYPQAVLVNYSDERKAVAQQLIDNDKVISTLISGQKPESMQDRPEDVMTLMNEFMDKTGDFGLGLGVKYPRVNLLNDGDHAYAGVKIFPGNRALDALFARPGFRRQNVRLHEVPKNNGKFKVMVFVGKPDMTRSALSGLRAQVDKYKDRHAHAVDFLTIIKGLGLAFDEPLGMRKFGNAFWDIDSSAHWTYGIADFDGAVVVLRPDGIIGASAPLRGYEEVVVPYFDRLMLARASVKQAQTIDQRHIGELHVLNPFENSLTHSRKNVEVST; from the coding sequence ATGACACAGGAGCAAGCTGTGCACGAGGCGAAACTGGCAGTGGCGCCGTTCGAGCTGGAATTTGTCACTGTTGGTTGGCATAAAGTATATGGCATACAGCAGCGTGTTGCTGAGCGCCTTGTTGATCGCGAGAATATCATACTGGCGGGTGATACAGCGCACACTCACTCCAGTGGTACGGCTCAGGGTATGGACGTCGGGATGCACGATGTTGTAAGCCTCGGCTGGCGACTGGCCGGCGTCCTGAAAGGATGGTATCCCCAAGCAGTTCTGGTGAACTACTCAGACGAGCGCAAAGCTGTAGCACAGCAACTCATCGACAACGACAAGGTTATCAGTACACTCATTTCAGGACAGAAACCAGAGAGCATGCAAGATCGGCCAGAGGATGTCATGACGTTGATGAACGAGTTCATGGACAAGACTGGCGATTTCGGCCTAGGTCTCGGCGTGAAGTATCCCAGGGTGAACCTGCTCAATGATGGCGACCATGCTTATGCCGGAGTCAAGATCTTTCCTGGCAATCGAGCACTCGATGCGCTCTTTGCAAGGCCAGGGTTTCGTCGTCAAAATGTCAGGCTGCACGAGGTGCCCAAGAACAATGGCAAGTTCAAGGTAATGGTGTTCGTTGGCAAGCCTGACATGACACGATCTGCACTTTCTGGCCTGAGAGCTCAAGTCGACAAGTACAAGGATAGGCACGCTCATGCAGTCGACTTTCTAACCATCATAAAGGGTCTTGGTCTGGCGTTTGACGAGCCTCTGGGTATGCGAAAGTTCGGCAACGCGTTTTGGGATATCGACAGCAGTGCGCATTGGACGTACGGAATTGCAGACTTCGATGGTGCAGTCGTTGTGCTTCGACCCGATGGTATCATCGGCGCATCTGCACCGTTGAGAGGGTATGAGGAGGTCGTGGTGCCGTACTTCGATCGCTTGATGCTCGCTCGAGCCTCGGTCAAGCAAGCCCAAACGATCGACCAGCGTCATATCGGTGAGCTACATGTACTCAACCCTTTCGAGAACAGCCTTACACATTCTCGGAAGAATGTAGAAGTGTCGACATGA
- a CDS encoding Farnesyltransferase subunit beta, which produces MAAASKEQQHRPGDETEDTLDETLSEARIEELSSENSDEDYSDVTEDVIDAPPFPGNHLLKQQQIQQRLPQWLNPDTFNLFHTEVTTETSEKQTETTAECLPLLFGKETLAGIPTNSHGIPHLNRAKHITFLEGWLGGFPAPYVLMDASRPWIFYWCMAGLSFLGEDVSHYKERLITTVRPLQNPTGGFGGGHGQYSHCAGTYACLLALAAVGGLETVDRKAMWHFLGQVKQADGGFRMAVGAEEDIRGAYCAMTAITLLNLPLELPPDAPARKAGLEKFTDGLGEWVGRCQTYEGGISGAPTNEAHGAYAFCALACLSVIDAPHVSIPKYLDVDALLRWLSGIQTNPEGGFAGRTNKLVDACYSHWVGGCWSLIQAALFGKADAGKVKDCWSREGLIRYLLCCAQQPGKKGGMRDKPSCRPDAYHTCYSLAGLSAAQNHFLYDTKAPVQDDSTGRLEAGFNWTAVSASEGERTAWQFDEDDAVKPVHPVFVLPFDVVERTKAQFQKGGL; this is translated from the coding sequence ATGGCAGCAGCATCGAAAGAACAGCAACATCGACCCGGTGACGAGACCGAAGACACACTCGACGAAACACTTTCCGAAGCTCGAATTGAAGAACTGTCATCAGAAAATTCCGACGAAGACTACTCAGATGTCACAGAAGATGTAATTGACGCGCCACCCTTTCCTGGCAACCACCTCCTCAAGCAGCAGCAGATACAACAACGCTTGCCACAATGGCTCAACCCCGATACCTTCAACCTCTTCCACACCGAGGTTACCACCGAGACTTCCGAAAAGCAGACGGAGACTACAGCTGAATGCCTGCCTCTGCTCTTCGGCAAAGAAACTCTAGCAGGTATCCCCACCAACAGCCACGGCATTCCTCACCTCAACCGAGCAAAGCACATTACATTTCTGGAAGGCTGGCTCGGCGGATTCCCAGCACCATACGTGCTCATGGATGCTAGCAGACCTTGGATCTTCTACTGGTGTATGGCTGGTCTCTCCTTCCTTGGCGAGGATGTCAGTCACTATAAGGAACGCTTGATCACTACTGTGCGGCCACTGCAGAACCCCACGGGTGGCTTCGGTGGCGGACATGGACAGTACAGCCACTGCGCAGGAACTTACGCCTGTCTTCTCGCGCTTGCTGCAGTCGGTGGACTGGAGACAGTGGACCGCAAAGCGATGTGGCATTTCCTTGGCCAGGTGAAGCAGGCCGATGGTGGATTCCGTATGGCCGTGGGCGCAGAGGAGGATATAAGGGGAGCCTACTGCGCGATGACAGCGATTACACTTCTTAATCTACCACTGGAGCTACCGCCGGATGCGCCTGCTCGCAAGGCAGGATTGGAGAAATTCACGGATGGACTTGGGGAGTGGGTGGGCAGATGTCAGACCTACGAAGGTGGAATTTCAGGGGCACCGACCAATGAGGCACATGGTGCCTACGCTTTCTGCGCGCTGGCTTGTCTAAGTGTCATCGATGCTCCGCACGTCAGCATTCCAAAGTACCTCGATGTTGACGCTCTGCTGCGGTGGCTTTCAGGCATTCAGACAAATCCTGAGGGTGGCTTCGCGGGACGGACCAACAAGCTCGTCGATGCTTGCTACAGCCACTGGGTCGGTGGATGCTGGTCGCTAATCCAAGCAGCACTGTTTGGTAAGGCAGACGCAGGCAAGGTCAAAGACTGCTGGAGCCGAGAAGGTCTCATCAGATATCTGCTATGTTGCGCCCAGCAGCCCGGGAAGAAGGGTGGCATGCGAGACAAGCCCTCCTGCAGACCGGATGCTTATCACACCTGCTACTCGCTAGCCGGTCTGAGTGCGGCACAGAACCACTTCCTCTACGACACAAAAGCCCCGGTGCAGGATGATTCCACTGGACGCTTAGAGGCGGGTTTCAACTGGACTGCTGTGAGCGCTTCAGAAGGTGAGAGGACGGCTTGGCAATTTGATGAGGATGATGCCGTGAAGCCAGTGCACCCTGTCTTTGTGCTGCCATTCGACGTCGTGGAGAGGACCAAGGCGCAGTTCCAGAAGGGTGGGCTGTGA